The Aedes aegypti strain LVP_AGWG unplaced genomic scaffold, AaegL5.0 Primary Assembly AGWG_AaegL5_hic_scaff_354_PBJ_arrow, whole genome shotgun sequence genome includes a region encoding these proteins:
- the LOC5563918 gene encoding uncharacterized protein LOC5563918, with protein sequence MIAGHRCTLRHQSITHLAPILPGTSRWVKLRRFIRTLMLASPDHPETKNYLKSHTQVSNENKRQVGSHPPYVIHPFSIFRQYWDMVVFVALTLHLLMLAFDFTFLIFQDEHEYLGAIRFDLLLCGVLMMEVMLKFITGFVIKETNEIVLEPKRIALNYLKYGRLVYDLLRVMPYILLLDTFNRAYYRYSVDIYLAFIIYLYTINIFRYHEIFKYFKIIPTILRIGEKKILLMKLVMNTIYVLHWSACLRYILPELTIVMEPKSSESDVLGLSRQGIQDEKFSVGHFLVDVYWRHYRHEDFVHYPVSQGRMIVDPPNFEMYVRYYFKNRPIDKRIVDRNFVLMKLDDIRRNATIFERYLGSMKSTVKICLQAGRDEDAGLHFINNILTSFLLLGGWIWFTYILLSMVRLIVSSEMSQTKYEEFVNEIRAYAFNKRLSDDFKSRMLRHLNCRYRRHYFNSTAILKTMSDNLRRSIQMDNCYHLLRYVEMFRGLPRAIIEDIVDNLHFEIHLEGDKLIEAGTQGDSMFFIAYGTAAVYSAQGVELGHLIDGAHFGEMSVLNKGNQRTATIEALENCEIYRLTYESFQKLIEPHPHLLLGMHKLAEERVAKAERDRQSLPESEVYDNFLQ encoded by the exons ATGATCGCCGGTCATCGTTGCACACTCAGACACCAATCCATAACCCACCTGGCTCCAATTCTACCGGGAACATCAAGATGGGTAAAACTCCGGCGATTCATCCGAACCCTAATGTTGGCTTCACCAGATCATCCAGAGACGAAAAACTATCTCAAGAGCCACACTCAGGTTTCGAACGAAAACAAACGGCAAGTTGGTAGCCATCCGCCGTACGTGATTCATCCATTCAGTATCTTCCGACAGTACTGGGATATGGTGGTGTTCGTTGCGTTGACCCTTCATCTGCTCATGCTGGCGTTCGATTTTACCTTCTTGATTTTTCAAGACGAGCACGAGTATTTGGGAGCTATACGTTTTGATTTGCTCTTGTGTGGTGTGCTGATGATGGAAGTGATGCTGAAGTTTATCACTGGATTCGTGATAAAGGAAACCAATGAGATCGTTCTGGAGCCGAAAAGGATCGCCTTAAACTATTTGAAATACGGACGATTGGTTTACGATTTGCTGCGGGTGATGCCTTACATTTTGCTCTTGGATACTTTCAATCGAGCCTACTATCGATATTCAGTTGACATTTATCTGGCCTTCATCATCTACTTGTACACGATCAACATCTTTCGATACCATGAAATATTCAAGTACTTCAAG ATAATCCCAACAATCTTACGGATTGGCGAGAAAAAGATTCTCCTCATGAAGCTGGTGATGAATACTATCTACGTGCTGCATTGGAGTGCTTGTTTGAGATACATTCTTCCCGAGCTGACCATCGTAATGGAACCGAAGAGCAGCGAAAGTGACGTGTTGGGTTTGTCACGGCAAGGTATTCAGGATGAAAAATTTAGCGTCGGTCATTTTCTCGTCGATGTGTATTGGCGACACTATCGACATGAAGATTTTGTTCACTATCCAGTATCACAAGGCCGAATGATCGTTGATCcgccaaattttgaaatgtacgTGCGCTATTATTTCAAGAATCGTCCGATAGATAAAAGAATTGTAGATCGGAACTTCGTTCTGATGAAGCTTGATGATATCCGCAGGAACGCAACTATCTTCGAGAGATACCTGGGCAGtatgaagtctactgtaaagaTTTGTCTGCAAGCCGGAAGAGATGAAGATGCCGGATTGCATTTCATTAACAATATTTTGACTTCGTTTCTTCTGCTGGGCGGTTGGATTTGGTTCACCTACATTTTGCTGAGTATGGTTCGATTGATTGTGTCGTCTGAGATGAGTCAGACAAAGTATGAGGAGTTTGTGAACGAAATACGAGCGTATGCATTCAACAAACGGCTAAGCGATGATTTCAAGAGTAGAATGCTACGCCATTTAAACTGTCGGTACAGAAGGCACTATTTCAACTCTACGGCCATTTTGAAAACCATGTCCGATAACTTGAGAAGAAGCATACAAATGGACAATTGCTATCATTTACTCCGATATGTGGAGATGTTTCGAGGTTTACCGAGAGCCATCATAGAAGACATTGTAGACAATCTgcattttgaaattcatttgGAAGGAGATAAACTCATTGAAGCCGGTACTCAAGGCGATTCAATGTTTTTCATAGCATACGGAACTGCGGCGGTCTATTCTGCACAGGGTGTTGAACTGGGCCATTTGATCGATGGCGCTCATTTTGGAGAAATGTCAGTATTGAACAAAGGAAACCAACGGACAGCAACTATAGAGGCTCTGGAAAACTGTGAGATCTACAGGTTGACGTACgaatcttttcaaaaactaaTCGAACCGCATCCGCATCTACTGTTAGGAATGCACAAACTCGCAGAAGAAAGAGTAGCTAAAGCTGAAAGGGATAGACAAAGTTTACCAGAGTCTGAAGTTTACgataattttcttcaataa